The following are encoded in a window of Paenibacillaceae bacterium GAS479 genomic DNA:
- a CDS encoding UTP-hexose-1-phosphate uridylyltransferase gives MTTHQSAPSSEEALQAIEQLVFGAMKRGMLEPLDAGAARNAILDLLGFTAPLSGAEELTVWRQGLLEPPVWAAAAGGAATQRVDRTSASEDELPGMPELLAPLLDYAAAAGILPDLTVTQRDLLDARIMGLLMPRPSETQARFALTAAKQGMQAATDWFYHLNVDSNYIRMDRVALNQSWKHATEYGELEITVNLSKPEKDPAEIALLKTMPPASYPKCLLCKENMGYSGRVDHPARQNHRILPMLLNEEAWFLQYSPYVYYKEHCIVFRAEHTPMTISRDSFGRLLEFTEQIPHYFVGSNADLPIVGGSILSHDHFQGGHYVFPMQTAPVEAEFHHPSHPDVTYAIVNWPMSVLRLSGMDRMQLQQAAGEILDAWRGYSDPEADVFAFTDTGSERIPHNTITPVARRGGNGAYELDLVLRNNRTSEQHPEGIFHPHRELHHLKKENIGLIEVMGLAVLPGRLKQEMELIAACLEGVMTWQQAVESGPSTMSQHGPWMEELLGAREGGLSHADALDLVQASAGDKFLQVLKDAGVYKLTEQGRAGFQRFLLASNLEKIAVAK, from the coding sequence ATGACAACGCATCAATCCGCGCCGTCTTCCGAAGAGGCGCTTCAGGCTATCGAGCAGCTTGTCTTCGGTGCAATGAAGCGAGGCATGCTGGAGCCGCTCGATGCTGGCGCTGCTCGCAACGCGATTCTGGATTTGCTCGGCTTCACCGCCCCGCTCTCAGGCGCAGAGGAGCTGACTGTCTGGAGGCAGGGACTGCTGGAACCGCCTGTTTGGGCGGCGGCAGCAGGTGGAGCCGCCACGCAAAGAGTGGATAGAACCTCCGCATCCGAGGACGAGCTGCCCGGCATGCCGGAGCTATTGGCTCCGCTGCTCGATTACGCAGCAGCTGCGGGTATCCTTCCAGACCTCACGGTGACACAGCGGGATTTACTTGATGCGCGCATCATGGGGCTGCTCATGCCTCGCCCTTCCGAGACGCAGGCGCGCTTTGCACTGACGGCGGCCAAGCAGGGTATGCAGGCGGCTACGGACTGGTTCTATCATCTTAACGTAGATAGTAACTACATCCGTATGGACCGCGTAGCGCTCAACCAGAGCTGGAAACATGCGACGGAGTATGGTGAGCTGGAGATTACGGTCAATCTTTCGAAGCCGGAGAAGGATCCTGCGGAAATTGCCTTGCTCAAGACGATGCCCCCCGCCAGCTACCCTAAATGTTTGCTCTGTAAGGAAAATATGGGTTATTCAGGAAGAGTGGATCATCCGGCCCGTCAAAACCATCGTATTCTCCCCATGTTGTTGAACGAAGAAGCGTGGTTCCTGCAATATTCCCCTTATGTGTACTATAAGGAGCATTGCATCGTGTTCCGGGCTGAGCATACACCCATGACAATTAGTCGGGACAGCTTCGGCAGGCTGCTGGAATTCACGGAGCAGATTCCGCATTATTTCGTCGGCTCCAATGCAGATCTTCCCATCGTGGGCGGCTCTATTTTAAGTCATGATCATTTCCAGGGAGGGCATTATGTCTTCCCGATGCAAACGGCGCCGGTAGAGGCGGAGTTCCATCATCCTAGCCATCCTGACGTCACGTACGCCATCGTCAATTGGCCGATGAGCGTCCTTAGGCTGAGCGGCATGGACCGCATGCAATTACAGCAAGCAGCAGGAGAGATTCTGGATGCTTGGCGCGGTTATAGCGATCCTGAAGCGGATGTGTTTGCTTTTACGGACACAGGCAGTGAACGCATTCCACATAATACGATTACGCCAGTGGCGCGGCGCGGCGGGAACGGAGCCTACGAGCTCGATCTGGTGCTGCGCAACAATCGTACAAGCGAGCAGCATCCAGAGGGCATCTTCCATCCCCATCGGGAGCTTCATCATCTCAAAAAGGAGAACATCGGGCTGATCGAGGTCATGGGTCTTGCCGTTCTGCCGGGAAGGCTGAAGCAGGAGATGGAGTTGATTGCTGCTTGCCTGGAAGGCGTCATGACTTGGCAGCAAGCTGTAGAGTCCGGTCCTTCCACGATGTCTCAGCATGGGCCGTGGATGGAGGAGCTGCTGGGAGCAAGGGAGGGCGGTCTTAGCCATGCCGATGCACTGGATCTGGTCCAGGCTTCTGCGGGGGATAAGTTCCTGCAGGTGCTTAAAGATGCAGGCGTGTATAAGCTGACGGAACAAGGCCGCGCCGGCTTCCAGCGCTTCCTGCTCGCATCGAATCTTGAGAAGATTGCCGTTGCAAAATAA
- a CDS encoding putative sporulation protein YyaC, protein MSRDTRINRTQEVAKWARVDKAGLQTFFEAIAAKYPSRDEVVFLCVGSDRSTGDSLGPLVGSLLTELGFPRVVGTLEQPCDSEQVSPMLSTLNEAPCVIAIDACLGRAESTGLYLVRNGPLQPGQAIGQNLPAVGDFSVAAVVNTQGHKPYWIIQTTSLYRVLGMARTIADAAAAVWPDAVDGVLPRESLIPGSQR, encoded by the coding sequence ATGAGTCGGGATACAAGAATAAACCGGACCCAAGAGGTCGCCAAATGGGCACGCGTGGACAAGGCTGGCCTGCAAACGTTTTTTGAAGCGATCGCGGCCAAATATCCGTCGAGGGATGAGGTCGTGTTTCTCTGTGTCGGCAGCGACCGCTCAACCGGGGACTCGCTTGGTCCTCTGGTCGGATCGTTGTTAACCGAGCTTGGCTTCCCTCGTGTCGTAGGTACGCTGGAGCAGCCCTGCGACTCGGAGCAGGTGAGTCCGATGTTATCCACGCTAAATGAAGCGCCCTGCGTCATCGCGATCGACGCTTGCCTAGGCCGGGCCGAGTCAACTGGACTTTATCTTGTCCGCAACGGGCCGTTGCAGCCGGGCCAGGCGATTGGCCAAAATCTGCCTGCGGTCGGCGACTTCAGCGTCGCCGCAGTTGTCAATACACAGGGGCATAAGCCTTATTGGATTATCCAGACGACAAGTCTCTACCGAGTGCTGGGTATGGCTCGTACAATTGCCGATGCCGCTGCTGCCGTTTGGCCGGATGCGGTGGATGGAGTTTTACCACGCGAAAGTTTGATTCCGGGTTCACAGCGTTAA
- a CDS encoding Pimeloyl-ACP methyl ester carboxylesterase, translating into MSNRSLANRRLTLPGGTDLAYRDNGRGTGESSGHELTLVLLHGFCGSSAYWEGLLPLLEPRYRIITADLRGHGNSSGAGDRVLQMEQLADDIAELISAIEGDNIVLLGHSMGGYAALALAEKYPDLLSGLGLIHSTPMPDSPEAQEGREKAAAALANNGIVPFVNGLVPKLFAPSNLESDLVARAKEIGYGTAAADAAAAALGMKQRPDRSSVLESLQIPLLLVAGSEDAVIPPAKVFAAQGSRTRTEVLEGAGHMSMMEQPEKLASLLEEWLKTELNV; encoded by the coding sequence ATGTCGAACCGTTCTTTAGCTAATCGCCGGCTGACACTGCCTGGAGGCACCGATCTGGCATATCGTGATAATGGAAGAGGTACCGGCGAGAGTTCTGGACACGAGCTGACACTCGTTCTGCTCCATGGCTTTTGCGGCAGTTCGGCCTATTGGGAAGGGCTGCTGCCGCTCCTTGAGCCGCGCTACCGGATCATCACGGCGGATCTCCGCGGCCATGGCAACTCTTCAGGAGCGGGAGATCGTGTGCTTCAAATGGAGCAGTTGGCTGATGATATTGCGGAGCTGATTTCGGCTATCGAGGGGGACAATATTGTATTGCTCGGGCATTCCATGGGTGGTTATGCTGCGCTTGCTCTAGCGGAAAAGTACCCTGATCTGCTTTCCGGACTCGGTCTGATTCACTCAACGCCAATGCCGGACAGCCCCGAGGCGCAGGAAGGACGCGAAAAAGCTGCTGCTGCCCTGGCGAACAACGGCATCGTGCCGTTTGTTAACGGCCTTGTGCCAAAGCTGTTCGCTCCATCCAACCTAGAATCCGATCTTGTGGCCCGCGCCAAAGAAATCGGCTACGGGACTGCGGCAGCGGATGCCGCTGCAGCCGCGCTTGGCATGAAGCAACGTCCAGACCGCAGCTCGGTATTGGAATCGCTGCAGATTCCGCTGCTGCTCGTGGCGGGCAGCGAGGATGCGGTTATTCCTCCGGCTAAGGTATTTGCGGCCCAAGGCAGCCGGACTCGGACCGAAGTGTTGGAAGGTGCCGGTCATATGAGTATGATGGAACAGCCAGAGAAGCTGGCTTCCTTGCTGGAGGAATGGCTGAAGACAGAGCTGAATGTTTGA
- a CDS encoding Methyltransferase domain-containing protein: protein MAQEQWEQALADAVGQGSLLQATFSGPKSAQDELPPRTIVRPVQLKSGLHYQFELHYKTKVLHENVNPEEAAGRMAGLLKAGYRQALVKTVESDLQILLNKKGKAALLRKPPTSKPQDGVATHNRNKKRLLDGAEAPPFFLELGILTKDGKVKADKQDKYRQINRFLEMVNDVAGELPTDREITIVDFGCGKSYLTFALYHFLAIEQKREIRVIGLDLKEDVIALCSGLAGRLGYDKLSFQVGDIGQFGGLDKADMVVTLHACDTATDAALAKAVGWDASVILSVPCCQHEAFRQIRNEALSPLLSHGLLKERFAALATDAARAALLESVGYKTGMLEFIDPEHTPKNLLIRAVRRQGRGAASEHQQQKWLDYVRYRDSLGLDPSFERMLVAAGRLPAQN, encoded by the coding sequence ATGGCACAGGAACAATGGGAACAGGCTCTGGCGGATGCCGTCGGACAGGGAAGCTTGCTGCAGGCGACCTTCAGCGGACCGAAGAGTGCGCAGGATGAGCTGCCGCCGCGTACGATCGTGCGTCCGGTGCAGTTGAAGTCAGGGCTGCATTATCAATTCGAGCTGCATTATAAAACGAAGGTTTTGCATGAAAATGTGAACCCGGAGGAAGCGGCCGGCCGGATGGCTGGGCTGCTGAAGGCAGGATATCGGCAGGCGCTAGTCAAAACTGTGGAATCTGATCTGCAGATTCTACTGAACAAAAAAGGCAAAGCTGCGCTACTGCGCAAGCCGCCTACAAGCAAACCTCAGGATGGGGTAGCGACGCATAATCGCAACAAAAAGCGACTGCTTGATGGGGCGGAGGCACCGCCTTTTTTTCTGGAGCTTGGTATTTTGACCAAGGATGGCAAGGTAAAGGCGGATAAGCAGGACAAGTACCGTCAAATCAACCGCTTCCTGGAAATGGTGAATGATGTGGCGGGGGAGCTGCCGACAGACAGAGAGATTACGATTGTCGATTTCGGCTGCGGCAAGTCGTATCTAACGTTTGCGCTCTACCATTTTCTAGCGATTGAGCAGAAGCGGGAAATTCGTGTGATCGGCCTCGATTTGAAAGAGGATGTTATTGCGCTTTGCTCGGGGCTGGCGGGCAGGCTCGGTTATGATAAGCTGAGCTTCCAGGTCGGTGACATCGGTCAATTCGGCGGACTGGACAAGGCCGATATGGTCGTGACGCTGCATGCCTGCGATACGGCGACTGATGCGGCACTAGCCAAGGCGGTTGGTTGGGATGCATCGGTTATCCTGTCGGTTCCCTGTTGCCAGCATGAGGCGTTCCGGCAAATTCGGAATGAGGCGCTGTCGCCGCTGTTGAGCCATGGTTTGCTCAAGGAAAGGTTCGCTGCGTTGGCTACCGATGCAGCACGTGCAGCGCTGCTGGAGAGTGTTGGCTACAAAACTGGGATGCTAGAGTTTATCGATCCGGAGCATACCCCCAAAAATCTGCTCATCCGCGCTGTCCGCAGACAGGGCAGAGGCGCTGCCTCTGAGCACCAGCAGCAAAAATGGCTGGACTATGTTCGCTACCGGGACTCGCTCGGCCTAGATCCTTCCTTTGAAAGAATGCTCGTTGCAGCGGGTCGACTGCCAGCTCAGAATTAG
- a CDS encoding diguanylate cyclase (GGDEF) domain-containing protein produces the protein MLQGWVKGLESWIWIDFSLFVFMLGLFFYVFIHNPITRLHKVYLLFHFFMLLWPASQFLIYTTDRVSSQLFFFSISFAALSLQGFGWLIFIYFLTGRSYLLTRRTWLLLAVPTVLLAMLILANPYHLFVSSEFGVAVDREFGPLFWIMFSQLFVCCILSITCIIRAMLEGTTPRHRNQVSMALKGLLVFLLFGWIDLLLNVVFDARFPDISGITSMGLAMSALYFCISIHRYRVFDILRIAQQDIANSTPAGLMVLDAEGTVLEGNRSLQSYLSVKSGDRFDIGAYLSSLKVLPSELEAFLRRYNSIVPERVVQEIRLEPTDSPFGGSARHVQMDASPILTSDKELLGRVITFQDITEIRHLVEEKHRQNEILQLRNRELVQIQEELFNANLKLEELATTDSLTGCYNRRFLMQRLEQEVVANMRYRIPYAIILFDIDRFKGINDSYGHLIGDEVLLATADAVKGMLRRSDVLARYGGEEFTIYLPHTNRVQAELLAERLKQGVESNQVATGTPGLSLSITISLGVLSVENQSPLGIKDPKAYLRELFQEADTALYEAKNNGRNCIVGRIRA, from the coding sequence ATGTTGCAGGGATGGGTGAAGGGCTTGGAATCATGGATTTGGATTGATTTCAGTTTGTTTGTCTTCATGCTCGGCCTATTCTTTTATGTTTTTATTCATAATCCAATAACACGCCTTCATAAGGTGTATTTGTTGTTTCATTTTTTTATGCTCTTATGGCCCGCATCTCAATTTTTGATCTATACGACGGATAGGGTTTCCTCGCAGTTGTTTTTCTTTTCAATTTCCTTCGCCGCCTTGTCGCTGCAAGGCTTCGGCTGGCTGATCTTCATCTATTTCCTTACTGGTCGCTCCTATCTGCTTACGCGCCGAACATGGCTGCTGCTGGCCGTTCCGACTGTGCTGCTCGCTATGCTTATATTGGCGAATCCCTACCATCTATTCGTCAGCTCCGAGTTTGGAGTCGCTGTAGATCGTGAATTCGGTCCTCTCTTCTGGATCATGTTCAGCCAGTTGTTTGTCTGTTGTATTCTATCGATAACTTGCATCATTCGGGCTATGCTGGAAGGAACGACGCCACGCCACCGTAATCAGGTCAGCATGGCGCTTAAAGGACTGCTTGTTTTTCTGTTGTTCGGCTGGATTGATCTGCTTCTCAACGTTGTATTCGATGCGCGTTTCCCCGATATTTCGGGTATTACTTCGATGGGTTTGGCTATGTCAGCTCTTTATTTCTGTATTTCTATCCATCGTTACCGTGTCTTTGACATTTTGCGGATTGCACAGCAGGATATTGCCAACTCCACTCCGGCAGGATTGATGGTGCTTGATGCCGAAGGTACAGTGCTGGAAGGGAATCGGTCGCTGCAGTCGTATTTATCCGTTAAGAGCGGTGATCGTTTTGACATAGGGGCGTATCTAAGCTCGTTGAAAGTTTTACCGTCGGAGTTAGAAGCTTTTTTGCGCCGATATAACTCGATTGTGCCAGAGCGAGTTGTCCAGGAGATTCGGCTAGAGCCTACAGATAGTCCTTTCGGTGGCTCTGCTCGCCATGTTCAGATGGATGCGTCTCCTATATTAACATCGGACAAGGAGTTGCTAGGCAGAGTTATCACGTTCCAGGATATAACGGAAATCCGGCATCTTGTAGAAGAGAAGCATCGCCAAAACGAAATTCTTCAGCTGCGCAACCGCGAGCTGGTGCAAATTCAAGAGGAACTGTTCAACGCTAATCTCAAGCTGGAGGAGCTGGCCACGACAGATAGTCTGACCGGCTGTTATAATAGGCGTTTTCTTATGCAGCGCCTGGAGCAAGAGGTGGTGGCGAATATGCGCTACCGAATTCCGTACGCGATTATTCTTTTCGACATAGACCGCTTCAAAGGGATCAACGACAGTTATGGCCATCTGATCGGAGACGAAGTTCTATTGGCAACTGCCGATGCGGTTAAAGGCATGCTGCGCCGTTCCGATGTGCTGGCGAGGTATGGCGGTGAGGAATTTACCATATATCTACCGCATACGAACCGGGTTCAAGCCGAACTGCTTGCCGAGCGCCTCAAACAGGGCGTGGAATCGAATCAGGTTGCAACCGGTACGCCGGGACTGTCTCTTTCGATTACAATCAGCTTAGGCGTGTTGTCCGTAGAAAATCAGAGCCCTCTCGGAATCAAAGACCCCAAGGCCTATTTGCGAGAGTTGTTTCAAGAAGCGGATACGGCCCTGTACGAGGCCAAAAACAATGGCCGCAACTGCATTGTCGGCCGAATACGGGCTTGA
- a CDS encoding HD domain-containing protein produces the protein MRKVQLNRINPGEKLARPIFREDGNVLLGAGMPLSERFIQRLQDLGIDSVYIEDALTDGIEPNETLREDTRKKAAEAIHKLMATQMDHPGTKGRAALPEMGRTFRAVFNEILNDVMTRKDVFAGLSQMHTHDSYLFHHSVNVAVLAGIIGIAKGYNRNQLEDLGMGAMLFDIGMTRVPRELLNKKGPYTMQEREIMQRHTTDGYDLLRKQHDLSLLSAHCALQHHERYDGSGYPRGIRQNEIHEYAQIVAIADVFDALTSSRPYRKRYTPSEAIEFMFAAGNTYFDLELVRLFCSHISMYPVSTSVVLSSGQVGVVARNFQVAVHRPVVRVIREADGTVPAEPYELDLRDKLHLTIIREV, from the coding sequence ATGAGAAAAGTACAGTTGAACCGGATCAATCCCGGCGAGAAGCTGGCAAGGCCGATATTTCGCGAGGATGGAAATGTACTCTTAGGTGCTGGAATGCCTCTCAGCGAACGGTTCATCCAGCGGCTGCAGGATCTTGGCATCGATAGTGTTTACATCGAGGATGCGCTTACAGATGGCATTGAGCCAAATGAAACTCTGCGTGAAGATACGAGGAAAAAAGCTGCCGAGGCTATCCATAAGCTGATGGCGACGCAAATGGACCATCCAGGAACCAAAGGCAGAGCAGCGCTTCCGGAGATGGGTAGAACTTTCCGGGCTGTTTTCAATGAGATTTTGAACGATGTCATGACACGTAAAGATGTATTTGCGGGACTCAGCCAGATGCACACCCATGATTCGTATCTATTCCATCATTCAGTTAATGTGGCGGTGCTGGCTGGCATTATTGGCATCGCCAAGGGTTACAATCGCAATCAGCTTGAGGATCTCGGTATGGGAGCGATGTTGTTCGACATCGGTATGACCAGGGTGCCACGCGAGCTTCTTAACAAAAAGGGACCCTATACCATGCAGGAGAGGGAGATCATGCAGCGGCATACGACGGATGGCTACGATCTGCTGCGGAAACAGCATGATTTATCGCTTTTGTCCGCCCATTGTGCGCTGCAGCATCACGAAAGATATGATGGAAGCGGTTATCCGCGCGGTATTCGCCAGAATGAGATTCATGAATACGCACAAATTGTAGCGATTGCGGATGTTTTCGACGCGCTGACTTCGTCCCGGCCGTACCGCAAGCGGTATACGCCATCGGAAGCAATTGAATTTATGTTCGCGGCAGGGAACACTTATTTCGATTTGGAGCTTGTACGGTTATTCTGCAGTCATATTTCTATGTATCCGGTATCGACCAGCGTCGTGCTAAGTTCCGGGCAGGTCGGTGTAGTTGCCCGCAATTTTCAGGTCGCTGTTCATCGCCCTGTGGTGCGGGTTATCCGCGAGGCGGACGGGACCGTACCTGCGGAGCCCTACGAGCTGGATCTGCGGGACAAGCTGCATCTGACGATTATCCGCGAAGTTTAG
- a CDS encoding O-Antigen ligase yields MRRKQVGIVAVAQAAGIAWILCAVFRRSGWFFDQDGYVFVLLLTVLGAACLLGMMFMRRKVGGMVERSGMMVMRRKVGGTAERSDMMFMRRKGGGMVERSGMMFMRRKSDGMAGRSGMMLSAAVWLCLCLSLFYAIGLLTTPVTVQGNLDEALRWAAYASFLFLLSRKLTERQAEHTAFSEIASADGIRPLGLPLPVIGYGLQLFCLFAVGSSLAVWFGWIDGPDYMLRTTDIRLSASGARLAGYLQYSNSLGAFATALLTWQWLLLVRSHSQLLRLSGAILAVPCLTVLILTESRGAGLVLLTAVVSGILLVPRGSRLRWIGVVLWTCPGAIAALGLAWMFERGGGYIIGMDERMKVTLLLLLLFGSSTVILLKQVSLERAASASVERWIELAVMFVLAYASTLSVLNAGGSGRFNPLENSALATGMSRLSMYKDGWNAFQESWLLGYGAKAWEMLRGSFQSAPYAASEVHSGYLDMLLTGGVIGFLLLAGLGIMLLYAAGADSRLCALPVATLLLHAAVDVDMSYGVYWLLLFAFAAAAIELGQAEAAGTVKAPSREQGWLRRHLLTR; encoded by the coding sequence ATGAGACGGAAACAGGTAGGCATAGTTGCTGTGGCTCAGGCAGCGGGCATTGCATGGATTCTTTGTGCTGTTTTCCGCAGATCAGGATGGTTTTTTGATCAGGATGGGTACGTGTTTGTGCTGCTGTTGACTGTACTTGGCGCTGCCTGTTTGCTTGGCATGATGTTCATGCGTCGAAAGGTCGGCGGGATGGTCGAGCGATCTGGCATGATGGTCATGCGTCGAAAGGTCGGCGGGACGGCTGAGCGATCTGACATGATGTTCATGCGTCGAAAGGGAGGCGGGATGGTCGAGCGATCTGGCATGATGTTCATGCGTCGAAAGAGCGACGGGATGGCTGGGCGATCTGGCATGATGCTGTCTGCAGCTGTTTGGTTGTGCCTGTGCCTATCCTTGTTCTATGCCATTGGTTTGCTAACCACTCCAGTAACGGTGCAAGGAAATTTGGATGAAGCTCTTCGCTGGGCGGCTTATGCATCATTCCTCTTTCTACTAAGCAGAAAGCTGACTGAACGGCAAGCGGAGCATACAGCTTTTTCCGAAATAGCCAGCGCAGATGGAATACGCCCGCTAGGCTTGCCTTTGCCGGTTATTGGTTATGGCTTACAGCTTTTTTGCCTGTTTGCAGTCGGGAGTTCTCTTGCCGTCTGGTTCGGTTGGATCGATGGGCCGGATTATATGCTTAGGACAACGGACATCCGCTTGAGCGCTTCAGGTGCACGGCTCGCCGGTTACCTTCAATACAGCAACTCGCTCGGTGCTTTTGCAACAGCGCTGCTCACTTGGCAGTGGCTGCTGCTTGTCCGTTCGCACAGTCAACTGCTGCGCCTCAGCGGAGCGATTCTCGCTGTCCCTTGCCTGACCGTATTGATTTTGACCGAATCGAGAGGGGCCGGACTCGTACTACTGACGGCAGTAGTGTCGGGGATTCTTCTTGTTCCACGCGGCAGCCGTCTGCGCTGGATCGGTGTTGTTCTCTGGACTTGTCCTGGCGCAATTGCTGCGCTAGGACTGGCTTGGATGTTTGAACGCGGCGGGGGTTACATCATAGGGATGGATGAGAGGATGAAGGTTACACTGTTGCTCCTCCTGCTGTTCGGATCGAGCACGGTTATTTTGCTGAAACAGGTCTCTCTGGAGCGGGCCGCATCAGCTAGTGTCGAAAGATGGATTGAATTGGCAGTTATGTTTGTACTGGCTTATGCGTCGACACTCAGTGTGCTGAATGCAGGAGGGAGTGGACGGTTCAATCCACTGGAAAACAGCGCGCTAGCTACGGGAATGTCTCGGCTGAGTATGTATAAGGACGGCTGGAACGCTTTTCAGGAATCTTGGTTACTGGGTTATGGAGCAAAGGCGTGGGAAATGCTACGCGGATCATTCCAGTCCGCCCCTTATGCAGCTTCTGAAGTGCATAGTGGATATTTAGATATGCTGCTAACCGGTGGAGTTATCGGCTTTTTGCTGCTTGCTGGTCTTGGCATAATGCTGCTTTACGCGGCTGGTGCTGATTCTCGTCTCTGTGCACTGCCCGTGGCTACGCTGTTGCTGCATGCTGCTGTTGACGTGGATATGTCATACGGCGTGTATTGGCTGTTACTGTTTGCATTTGCAGCAGCAGCAATTGAGCTTGGCCAAGCGGAGGCAGCAGGAACAGTCAAAGCGCCGAGCCGCGAGCAGGGGTGGTTGCGCCGTCACTTGCTTACACGTTAA
- a CDS encoding toxin CptA: MNKPPANKHRPELPTARKIRRACSNELYRTVKRLKLYIPKDKMEEAEKLYTKKVGLNIIFVHENHDNRKKLCEWWDANVCAEIAELWEVDPARLREAFRDAFGG, from the coding sequence ATGAATAAACCGCCAGCCAACAAACATCGGCCAGAGCTCCCTACCGCTCGGAAAATCCGGCGTGCATGCAGCAATGAGCTATATCGTACCGTAAAGCGCCTCAAGCTCTATATTCCTAAAGATAAGATGGAGGAGGCGGAGAAACTTTACACGAAAAAGGTAGGCTTAAACATCATTTTTGTTCATGAAAATCATGACAACCGCAAAAAGCTATGCGAATGGTGGGACGCGAACGTCTGCGCCGAAATCGCAGAGCTGTGGGAAGTCGATCCCGCCCGCTTGCGCGAGGCTTTCCGGGACGCTTTTGGCGGCTGA
- a CDS encoding nitrosocyanin — protein sequence MRTIIITKRQLRLGGLVAAVVILALACWGLYPKEAAQTSASAMTQQPDSGYVYEMVTGEFKTTTRGGKELEVYQWSPSTLVVPKGEKITLRINGVNGESHPFTIKGLGINGEVKKGETTEVSFVASKAGTYPIVCQVHTDLNHNGPMVGYIVVQ from the coding sequence ATGAGGACCATCATTATTACGAAACGGCAGCTTCGACTAGGTGGGCTGGTTGCAGCCGTCGTCATTCTCGCTTTAGCTTGCTGGGGTCTTTATCCCAAGGAGGCCGCTCAGACCTCTGCATCGGCAATGACACAACAGCCTGACAGCGGGTATGTATACGAGATGGTTACGGGCGAGTTTAAGACGACGACGCGCGGTGGCAAGGAGCTCGAGGTTTACCAATGGAGCCCGAGCACACTCGTTGTGCCAAAGGGAGAGAAGATTACGCTGCGGATCAACGGCGTGAACGGAGAATCTCATCCTTTTACGATCAAGGGGCTAGGCATCAATGGCGAGGTTAAAAAAGGTGAAACGACCGAGGTCAGCTTCGTCGCTTCCAAAGCTGGAACCTATCCTATCGTGTGCCAAGTTCATACCGATCTCAATCATAACGGGCCGATGGTCGGGTATATCGTCGTACAGTAG
- a CDS encoding Thioredoxin, with amino-acid sequence MARSVANKLNKGISAQQFREGMTKNQEAFDSWGEQFQWSNEEDREFFEQLNNRNDLRVLILMAEWCGDVVRNIPVVFRAFENSGVPVEVLIMEEHLDTMDEFLTMGGRAVPVVIVADTGGHVLGTWGPRPKHVQEAMTQFKQENPDRDAADYQDKLALTRQEMGRRYGEGTEYQAVIVRELRELLSSF; translated from the coding sequence ATGGCGAGAAGCGTAGCGAACAAGCTGAACAAGGGCATTTCTGCACAGCAATTCCGGGAAGGCATGACGAAAAACCAGGAGGCTTTCGATAGCTGGGGGGAGCAGTTCCAGTGGTCTAACGAAGAGGATCGCGAATTTTTTGAGCAGTTGAACAATCGCAATGACTTGCGGGTGCTCATTCTGATGGCGGAGTGGTGCGGTGATGTCGTCCGCAATATTCCGGTCGTTTTCCGTGCTTTTGAAAATAGTGGAGTGCCGGTTGAGGTTCTCATTATGGAGGAGCATCTCGATACGATGGACGAATTCTTGACGATGGGCGGACGTGCAGTTCCAGTCGTTATTGTGGCAGACACCGGCGGCCATGTGCTTGGCACTTGGGGCCCTCGTCCGAAGCATGTCCAAGAGGCGATGACGCAGTTCAAGCAGGAAAATCCGGACCGCGATGCGGCGGACTACCAGGACAAGCTGGCGCTGACCCGTCAGGAGATGGGTCGCCGCTATGGAGAAGGAACCGAGTATCAGGCCGTCATCGTCCGCGAGCTGCGTGAGCTCCTTTCCTCGTTCTGA